The following proteins are co-located in the Castanea sativa cultivar Marrone di Chiusa Pesio chromosome 8, ASM4071231v1 genome:
- the LOC142607739 gene encoding interactor of constitutive active ROPs 3, with amino-acid sequence MQTPKARSGSSEVPQKVSPRAVRQLKPTAIETDVATASAQTSRATKDRSPKVVERRSPRSPVTEKKRPSRISELETQVSNLQEELKKAKDQLSSSELWKQQSQQDAEESKNKLLAVSSELEESQLQLQELSASEEARVVELQKISKERDRAWQSELKAVQRQNSVDSAALASAMNEIQQLRVQLGMVTESGAAQTKNKESANEELESLKANLAETLSLVANMKSQLQDCKESEAQAQAVVGETLLQLETARQTVEDLKSDSMKSMEAYNSVASELDQSRARVNFLEELVSKLEAGQKNISGDVSQNPAGDHNIELELGKDQETGKAFKIKAELHSLKSEVARLRSALEIAESKYHEEQIRSTVQIRSAYELVEQMKSGSILREAALEAELKKKKADVEELKANLMDKETELQGISEENEGLNLKLEKSLSCQREYELEKELKKLNESVSELRANLMDKETELQSISEENEMLKLEIKEREMDRGKANEHVVAEVEAAKAAEREAHMKLGIVMEEADKSNRRAVRVTEQLEAAQAANSEMEAELRRLKVQSDQWRKAAEAAAAMISAGNNGKFMERTASLDSNYNSIAGKIGSPYTEDLEDDFLKKKNGNMLKKIGVLWKKPQK; translated from the exons ATGCAGACCCCAAAAGCAAG AAGTGGCTCCTCAGAGGTGCCTCAGAAGGTTTCTCCTCGAGCTGTACGCCAACTCAAGCCAACTGCAATAGAGACTGATGTTGCGACTGCTTCAGCTCAGACTAGTAGAGCAACCAAAGATAGAAGCCCAAAAGTTGTTGAGCGTAGGTCACCCAGAAGCCCAGTGACTGAG AAGAAGCGCCCGAGCAGAATATCTGAATTGGAAACCCAGGTTTCTAATCTTCAGGAGGAACTGAAGAAGGCAAAGGACCAGCTGAGTTCATCTGAATTATGGAAGCAGCAATCCCAGCAAGATGCTGAGGAGTCCAAAAACAAACTATTGGCTGTGTCTTCAGAGCTTGAAGAGTCCCAGCTGCAGCTTCAGGAGCTGTCTGCTTCTGAGGAAGCCCGTGTTGTTGAGCTACAAAAGATCTCAAAAGAAAGGGATCGAGCATGGCAGTCCGAGCTCAAGGCTGTCCAGAGACAGAACTCAGTCGACTCAGCCGCATTGGCCTCTGCCATGAATGAGATTCAGCAACTTAGGGTCCAGCTTGGAATGGTAACTGAGTCTGGGGCTGcacaaaccaaaaacaaagaatCAGCAAATGAAGAGCTTGAAAGCTTGAAAGCAAACCTTGCAgaaactctctctcttgtgGCTAACATGAAAAGCCAACTACAGGACTGCAAAGAATCAGAAGCTCAGGCACAAGCAGTGGTTGGTGAAACTCTGCTGCAACTGGAAACTGCTAGACAAACTGTAGAGGATCTCAAATCAGATAGCATGAAATCCATGGAAGCTTACAACTCTGTTGCCTCAGAGTTAGACCAGTCAAGGGCACGTGTGAATTTCTTAGAAGAACTTGTTAGCAAGCTTGAGGCAggccaaaaaaatattagtggCGATGTTTCTCAAAATCCTGCAGGTGATCATAACATTGAGCTTGAACTTGGAAAAGATCAAGAGACAGGGAAAGCATTCAAGATTAAAGCAGAACTTCACTCTTTGAAGTCTGAGGTGGCTCGACTAAGATCTGCTTTAGAAATTGCTGAGAGCAAATACCATGAAGAACAAATTCGGAGCACAGTGCAGATAAGAAGTGCTTATGAACTTGTGGAGCAGATGAAATCTGGATCAATTCTAAGAGAGGCTGCACTGGAGGCagaactaaagaaaaagaaagctgaTGTTGAGGAGTTAAAAGCAAACCTGATGGATAAAGAAACTGAATTACAGGGTATCTCAGAGGAGAATGAGGGGTTGAATTTGAAGCTTGAGAAGAGCTTGTCATGCCAGAGGGAATATGAACTGGAAAAGGAGCTGAAGAAATTAAATGAAAGTGTTTCAGAGTTGAGGGCCAATCTGATGGATAAGGAGACAGAATTGCAGAGTATATCAGAGGAAAATGAAATGCTGAAACTGGAAATCAAGGAAAGGGAAATGGACAGGGGTAAAGCGAATGAGCATGTGGTTGCAGAAGTAGAGGCAGCAAAGGCTGCAGAGAGAGAGGCTCATATGAAACTTGGAATAGTGATGGAGGAGGCAGATAAGTCAAACAGGAGGGCAGTGAGGGTGACTGAGCAGCTAGAGGCAGCACAAGCAGCAAATTCAGAAATGGAGGCTGAGTTGAGAAGGCTAAAGGTGCAGTCTGACCAGTGGAGGAAGGCTGCTGAGGCAGCTGCGGCCATGATTTCAGCTGGGAATAATGGGAAGTTCATGGAGAGGACTGCATCATTGGACAGCAACTATAATTCCATTGCAGGGAAGATAGGCTCACCTTACACCGAAGACTTGGAAGATGattttctgaagaaaaaaaatggtaacatGCTGAAGAAGATTGGAGTGCTGTGGAAGAAGCCACAGAAATAG